One part of the Helicobacter cetorum MIT 99-5656 genome encodes these proteins:
- a CDS encoding RNA-guided endonuclease InsQ/TnpB family protein — protein sequence MKVNKGFKFRLYPTKEQQTKLQHSFFVYNQAYNICLNLQQEQYEKNKDLPTKQRKWQKSSELDSAIKHHLKARNLSFSSVVAQQSRMNAERALRDAFKVKNRGFPKFKNSKFAKQSFTWNNQGFSIKDFNERFKMFNLMKMPLKMRMHRDLPLNAKIKQIVVSCSHQKYFVSFSIEYEKELNTIKEPRNCVGVDLNIYDIALSVDLKEYEKLTDLEQYQKDMKELGLKVDENINLKRLIPTYSKLHSFKKYSKEFKRLQRKQSRRVLKSKQNKIKLGGNFYKTQKKLNKAFDKSSYQKLDRYHKITSELSKQFELIVVEDLQIKNMTKRAKLKNVKQKSGLNKSILNTSFYQIISFLDYKQQHNGKLLVKAPPQYTSKTCHSCGQINHELKLNHREYLCQNCGYIEHRDINAASNILSKGLSLLGLGNSLADFKEQSLSY from the coding sequence ATGAAAGTAAATAAGGGCTTTAAATTTCGTTTGTATCCTACCAAAGAGCAACAGACCAAATTACAACACTCTTTTTTTGTCTATAACCAAGCCTATAACATTTGCTTAAATCTACAACAAGAGCAATACGAAAAAAACAAAGATTTACCCACTAAACAAAGAAAATGGCAAAAATCAAGCGAATTAGATAGTGCGATTAAGCACCATTTAAAAGCTAGGAATTTAAGTTTTAGTAGTGTAGTCGCTCAACAATCACGCATGAATGCAGAAAGAGCCTTAAGAGATGCCTTTAAAGTCAAAAATAGGGGCTTTCCTAAATTTAAAAACTCTAAATTTGCTAAACAAAGTTTTACTTGGAATAATCAAGGCTTTTCTATCAAAGACTTTAACGAACGCTTTAAGATGTTTAACTTAATGAAAATGCCCTTAAAAATGCGTATGCATAGAGACTTACCCCTTAATGCTAAGATTAAACAAATCGTAGTCTCTTGCTCTCATCAAAAATATTTTGTTAGTTTTAGCATAGAATACGAAAAAGAGCTTAACACTATTAAAGAGCCTAGAAATTGTGTCGGTGTGGACTTAAATATCTATGATATAGCTTTAAGCGTTGATTTAAAAGAATATGAAAAACTAACCGACCTAGAACAATACCAAAAAGACATGAAAGAACTAGGTTTAAAAGTAGATGAAAATATCAATCTAAAACGACTTATTCCTACTTATTCTAAACTACATTCTTTTAAAAAATACTCTAAAGAATTTAAAAGACTACAAAGAAAACAAAGCCGTAGGGTTTTAAAATCTAAACAAAATAAAATCAAACTAGGAGGTAATTTTTACAAAACTCAAAAAAAATTAAACAAAGCCTTTGATAAATCAAGCTATCAAAAACTAGACAGATACCATAAAATCACAAGCGAACTTTCAAAGCAATTTGAATTGATAGTAGTTGAAGACTTACAAATTAAGAACATGACCAAAAGAGCCAAACTCAAAAATGTTAAACAAAAGAGTGGGCTTAATAAGTCTATACTAAATACTTCATTCTATCAAATCATCTCTTTTTTAGACTACAAACAACAGCATAATGGCAAATTGTTAGTGAAAGCTCCCCCACAATATACGAGTAAAACTTGTCATAGTTGTGGGCAAATCAACCACGAGCTTAAATTAAATCATAGAGAATATCTGTGTCAAAATTGCGGATATATAGAGCATAGAGATATAAACGCCGCAAGTAATATTTTAAGCAAAGGGTTAAGTCTTCTTGGGTTAGGAAATAGCCTTGCAGACTTTAAAGAGCAAAGCCTTTCGTATTAG
- the tnpA gene encoding IS200/IS605 family transposase — translation MKQIDNIRHGRHCVFLMHVHLVFVTKYRRKAFNKEVIDFLGSVFAKVCKDFESELVEFDGESDHVHLLINYPPKVSVSRLVNSLKGVSSRLVRQQNFKNVKATLWGNHLWSPSYFAGSCGGAPLEIIKQYIQEQETPH, via the coding sequence ATGAAACAAATTGATAATATTAGACATGGCAGACATTGTGTTTTTTTAATGCATGTGCATTTAGTATTTGTAACTAAATATAGGCGTAAAGCATTCAACAAAGAAGTTATAGACTTTTTAGGTTCTGTATTTGCTAAGGTATGCAAAGACTTTGAAAGCGAGTTAGTAGAATTTGATGGGGAAAGCGACCATGTGCATTTACTTATCAATTATCCACCAAAAGTTAGTGTTAGTAGGTTAGTTAATTCTTTAAAGGGTGTTAGTAGTCGTTTGGTTAGACAACAAAATTTTAAAAATGTTAAAGCTACTTTGTGGGGCAATCATTTATGGTCGCCTAGTTATTTTGCTGGAAGCTGTGGGGGTGCTCCTTTAGAAATCATTAAGCAATATATCCAAGAGCAAGAAACACCACATTAG